A window of Castanea sativa cultivar Marrone di Chiusa Pesio chromosome 1, ASM4071231v1 contains these coding sequences:
- the LOC142616502 gene encoding uncharacterized protein LOC142616502, with the protein MDFISSTTTSVLFNGVRLTFLSYSGTRQGDLKGQQPSLKDSVRWLQIQSSSSDLDLRSQLEELIPEQQLNKQHYNICYACSRSNYSCDFSGLAIVTDDDPSKEDCQFPVMISYGSPLLLHSGLSDTFIRIIEGFV; encoded by the exons ATGGATTTTATATCCTCAACTACCACCTCTGTGCTCTTCAATGGTGTCAGGCTAACATTTTTATCATATTCAGGCACTAGACAGGGTGATCT AAAAGGGCAGCAGCCAAGTCTCAAAGATTCAGTCAGATGGCTTCAAATACAGTCCTCCTCCTCTGATCtt GACCTACGTTCTCAGCTGGAGGAGTTGATTCCTGAGCAACAG CTCAACAAGCAGCATTACAACATCTGTTATGCTTGTAGCCGATCAAATTATTCTTGTGATTTTTCTGGTTTGGCTATTGTGACTGATGATGATCCGTCTAAAGAGGACTGCCAGTTCCCAGTGATGATTTCTTATGGTTCTCCATTGTTGCTGCATAGTGGACTTTCAGATACCTTTATAAGAATCATTGAGGGATTTGTGTAG